The Streptomyces sp. NBC_01197 genome window below encodes:
- a CDS encoding GDP-L-fucose synthase family protein, with amino-acid sequence MTESLFLPARARIFVAGHRGLVGSAVARRLTADGYQVLTRTRTELDLRDADGTARYLAETRPDAVVLAAAKVGGIMANSTYPVQFIEENLQIQLSVIAGAHAAGVGRLLFLGSSCIYPKLAPQPISEDSLLTGALEPTNQAYALAKIAGIVQIQSYRRQYGAAYISAMPTNLYGPGDNFDLETSHVLPALIRRFHEARAEGRDEVVLWGSGTPRREFLHVDDLASACALLLRSYDGDAPVNVGCGTDLTIRELAAAVAEVTGFQGRIGWDTSNPDGTPRKLLDITRLSSLGWKPGVALRDGIADTYAAWQRG; translated from the coding sequence ATGACTGAATCGCTGTTCCTGCCGGCCCGCGCCCGTATATTCGTCGCCGGCCACCGCGGCCTCGTCGGATCGGCAGTGGCCCGCCGGCTCACCGCCGACGGTTACCAGGTCCTCACCCGCACCCGTACCGAGCTGGATCTGCGCGACGCCGACGGCACCGCGCGCTACCTCGCTGAGACCCGCCCCGACGCGGTCGTCCTGGCCGCGGCCAAGGTCGGCGGCATCATGGCGAACAGCACGTACCCCGTCCAGTTCATCGAGGAGAACCTGCAGATCCAGCTGAGCGTGATCGCCGGGGCGCACGCGGCGGGCGTCGGCAGGCTGCTCTTCCTGGGCTCGTCCTGCATCTACCCGAAGCTCGCCCCGCAGCCGATCAGCGAGGACTCCCTGCTGACCGGAGCGCTGGAGCCCACCAACCAGGCGTACGCTCTGGCCAAGATCGCCGGAATCGTGCAGATCCAGTCGTACCGGCGGCAGTACGGGGCGGCCTACATCTCCGCCATGCCGACGAACCTCTACGGACCCGGGGACAACTTCGACCTGGAGACCTCGCACGTCCTGCCGGCGCTGATCCGCCGCTTTCACGAGGCCCGCGCGGAAGGCCGCGACGAGGTGGTGCTCTGGGGCTCGGGCACCCCGCGCCGTGAGTTCCTCCACGTCGACGACCTGGCCTCCGCCTGCGCGCTGCTGCTCCGCTCGTACGACGGCGACGCACCTGTCAACGTCGGCTGCGGCACCGACCTGACGATCCGTGAACTCGCCGCCGCCGTGGCCGAAGTGACCGGATTCCAGGGGCGGATCGGCTGGGACACCTCCAATCCCGACGGCACACCGCGCAAGCTGCTCGACATCACCCGGCTGAGTTCGCTCGGCTGGAAACCGGGCGTCGCGCTGCGCGACGGGATCGCCGACACGTACGCCGCGTGGCAGCGCGGCTGA
- a CDS encoding endo-1,3-alpha-glucanase family glycosylhydrolase, giving the protein MAEAPERPLAPHRRRATGRRVLLPGGGLVLGLLLICLLAGSGMAWSPFGADGKPAGGAPADAPSAQGPAGRAGTLTPRPERVTGKELPFDLPSSATLRTGHHLVFAHYFTPYPLSLDNEPAGQDYYSRNYLTARGENGKHAPYGGLLRDRPLPVAPRSGDWQLGNLQQEVRTARAAGIDGFSVDILSLTGPNWERVNLLLEAAASAAPGFRIMLMPDMTSLHTDPTTLADALAGLAASPAAHRLGDGRLVISPFKAEAHDPGWWSQLTTRLRTHHAVRTALVPLFLDFTANAERFAPISYGFSEWGNRSYTAQAGATADVALAHRLGKTWMQPVSVQDARPNQGVYDEAGNTATLRSGWGHAIDDGADWVQLTTWNDYSEGSQFAPSLHNGYVYLDLSSYYLTRFKTGQWPRIVRDTVYLTSRVQFAGTQPSPGVQQKLMSPRPGTAAPRDTVEALTFLTAPAVLDTVVGTDRQSRPVPAGVRSTLAPLHTGWSAATVRRDGRTVAEVTSRHPVRSQVQVQDLQYYAESSGRPDTP; this is encoded by the coding sequence ATGGCCGAAGCGCCGGAACGACCGTTGGCGCCCCACCGCCGCAGAGCCACCGGGCGGCGCGTCCTGCTGCCGGGAGGCGGTCTGGTGCTCGGCCTGCTGCTGATCTGCCTGCTGGCCGGGAGCGGTATGGCCTGGTCGCCCTTCGGGGCGGACGGGAAGCCCGCCGGCGGAGCACCCGCAGACGCACCCTCCGCGCAGGGCCCGGCAGGGCGTGCAGGGACGCTCACTCCACGGCCGGAGCGCGTCACCGGTAAGGAGCTGCCCTTCGACCTGCCTTCGTCCGCGACACTGCGAACCGGCCACCACCTGGTGTTCGCCCACTACTTCACGCCGTATCCGCTGTCCCTGGACAACGAGCCGGCCGGGCAGGACTACTACAGCCGCAACTATCTGACCGCGCGGGGCGAAAACGGCAAACACGCCCCGTACGGCGGCCTGTTGCGGGACCGGCCGCTGCCCGTCGCGCCCCGGAGCGGCGACTGGCAGCTCGGCAACCTCCAACAGGAGGTGCGCACCGCCAGGGCTGCGGGCATCGACGGGTTCAGCGTCGACATCCTCTCGCTGACCGGCCCGAACTGGGAGCGGGTCAACCTCCTGCTCGAAGCGGCAGCTTCGGCCGCGCCCGGGTTCCGCATCATGCTGATGCCGGACATGACGTCGCTGCACACCGACCCCACGACGCTCGCGGACGCCCTGGCCGGTCTCGCCGCCTCACCGGCCGCCCACCGGCTCGGCGACGGACGGCTGGTGATCTCCCCCTTCAAGGCGGAGGCGCACGATCCCGGCTGGTGGTCGCAGCTGACCACGCGGCTCCGGACACACCACGCCGTCCGGACGGCCCTGGTCCCGCTGTTCCTCGACTTCACCGCGAACGCCGAGCGGTTCGCCCCGATCAGCTACGGCTTCTCGGAGTGGGGAAACCGCAGCTACACCGCGCAGGCGGGCGCCACCGCCGATGTCGCTCTGGCCCACCGGCTGGGCAAGACCTGGATGCAGCCGGTCTCGGTCCAGGACGCCAGGCCCAACCAGGGGGTGTACGACGAGGCAGGCAACACCGCGACACTGCGGTCCGGCTGGGGCCATGCGATCGACGACGGCGCCGACTGGGTCCAGCTCACCACCTGGAACGACTACTCCGAGGGCAGCCAGTTCGCACCGTCGCTGCACAACGGTTACGTATATCTCGACCTGTCCTCGTACTACCTCACCCGCTTCAAGACGGGGCAGTGGCCCAGGATCGTGCGCGACACGGTCTATCTGACCTCACGGGTCCAGTTCGCCGGGACCCAGCCGTCGCCCGGGGTGCAGCAGAAGCTGATGAGCCCGCGCCCCGGTACCGCCGCACCCCGCGACACGGTCGAAGCGCTGACCTTCCTGACCGCGCCCGCCGTCCTGGACACCGTGGTCGGCACCGACCGGCAGAGCCGCCCGGTGCCGGCCGGTGTGCGGTCCACCCTGGCGCCGCTGCACACGGGGTGGAGCGCGGCCACCGTGCGCCGGGACGGCCGGACGGTGGCGGAAGTGACCTCGCGCCACCCGGTGCGGAGCCAGGTCCAGGTCCAGGATCTCCAGTACTACGCGGAGAGCAGCGGCCGCCCGGACACTCCCTGA
- a CDS encoding sugar transferase — translation MRLKAPWYLPTALLADIAATALPVALTFRAQGQPYALRSAAVTALAWLGVQSLRHRYAKRALGESRGALPVLHDWLILLGVLAVVRSAAELHHPPLLCLLVLIPSLLATLVCRRATYRHLAAARRKAQVVTRVLVVGEPAAADEVAGHLAGRTDHPYVVVGIVAVGVGTVDSGSRLAGRLARRAPAATADDTVPLLGAARELSADVVLVAPGAGMSGERLRRLSWALHDAGVELALAPGLVEISVKRMEPASAAGMALLRIVPPVRRGAQPVLKSVMDRAGAGLGLLFLSPLFLVIALAVRLSSAGPVFYRQQRIGQGGTPFVMWKFRTMRLGADARKAELASANETDGPMFKIRRDPRVTRAGRLLRRTSLDELPQLINVLLGVMSLVGPRPPLPEEVALYNETEARRLAVRPGMTGLWQVSGRSDLSWDEAIQLDLQYVDNWSFTSDVDVMARTLRAVVDGRGAY, via the coding sequence ATGCGCCTGAAAGCACCGTGGTACCTGCCGACGGCGCTGCTCGCCGACATCGCGGCGACAGCGCTGCCGGTAGCTCTCACGTTCCGCGCCCAGGGGCAGCCGTACGCACTCCGGTCGGCGGCCGTGACAGCGCTCGCCTGGCTCGGGGTGCAGTCGCTCCGGCACCGTTACGCCAAGCGCGCCCTGGGCGAGTCCCGGGGTGCGCTGCCCGTCCTGCACGACTGGCTGATCCTGCTGGGTGTACTGGCCGTGGTCCGCAGCGCGGCCGAACTGCACCACCCGCCGCTGCTGTGCCTGTTGGTGCTGATCCCGTCCCTGCTGGCCACGCTCGTCTGCCGCCGGGCGACCTACCGGCATCTGGCGGCGGCCCGGCGCAAGGCGCAGGTCGTGACCCGGGTACTGGTGGTCGGCGAACCGGCCGCCGCCGACGAGGTCGCCGGCCATCTGGCGGGCCGCACCGACCACCCGTACGTCGTGGTCGGCATCGTGGCGGTCGGCGTGGGCACGGTGGACAGCGGCTCGCGGCTCGCGGGGCGGCTGGCCCGGCGCGCCCCGGCCGCCACCGCCGACGACACCGTGCCGCTGCTGGGTGCCGCACGCGAACTGTCCGCCGACGTCGTCCTGGTCGCACCCGGTGCGGGCATGTCGGGCGAGCGGCTGCGGAGGCTGTCCTGGGCGCTGCACGACGCCGGGGTCGAACTGGCCCTGGCCCCGGGCCTGGTGGAGATCTCCGTCAAGCGGATGGAGCCCGCGTCGGCCGCCGGGATGGCTCTGCTGCGGATCGTGCCGCCGGTGCGCCGGGGCGCCCAGCCGGTGCTGAAATCCGTCATGGACCGGGCGGGCGCGGGCCTGGGGCTGCTCTTTCTGTCGCCGCTGTTCCTGGTGATAGCCCTTGCGGTGCGGCTGAGTTCGGCGGGTCCGGTCTTCTACCGGCAGCAGCGGATCGGCCAGGGCGGCACGCCGTTCGTCATGTGGAAGTTCCGCACGATGCGGCTGGGCGCGGACGCCCGCAAGGCCGAGCTGGCGTCGGCGAACGAGACCGACGGGCCGATGTTCAAGATCCGCCGGGACCCGCGGGTCACCCGGGCCGGGCGGCTGCTGCGCCGGACGTCCCTCGACGAACTGCCCCAGCTGATCAACGTGTTGCTTGGTGTCATGTCCCTGGTCGGCCCACGCCCGCCGCTGCCAGAAGAGGTCGCGCTCTACAACGAGACGGAGGCCAGGCGGCTGGCCGTGCGGCCCGGGATGACCGGCCTCTGGCAGGTCAGCGGCCGGTCCGACCTCTCCTGGGACGAGGCCATCCAGCTCGATCTCCAGTACGTCGACAACTGGTCGTTCACCAGTGATGTCGATGTGATGGCCCGTACGCTCCGCGCCGTCGTCGACGGCCGCGGTGCGTACTGA